The region AGGGAATGGAATTATAGAGAAGGTAACAGTAAACACAGATAGTAAAAACAAAACAAAGACCTACTGCTTTACCATGTTTGACAATGCATCCATCTATGGATATGATGTAACCTTTAAAAACGGTGTGATGCGCTTTGAACTTAAGCTACCAGTAATATTAAAGGATTCAAAATCACTGGTTGGTGCTACCGTATTATTAGATGCGGGCCATGGAGATTATGATAATGGGACAGTTGGAGCGATGGGTGTCTATGGTCCAGTTGAAAAAGATATCAATTTAAATATTACCTTGTATACAAAACAGTACCTTGAAGCACTTGGTGCAAAGGTGGTCTTAATTCGTGAGGATGATACGTTTTACAGTCTATCAGATCGCGTGGAAACCATAAGAAAGGTAAAGCCAGATATTTCTGTCTCTATTCATGGCAACTCCCTAGATTACGCTAGCGATTATAGTAAATCAAGCGGATTTTTAACCTATTATAGCTACAATCTATTCGGAAATTTTCCAAATCTGATGAATAATAGTATTACAAATGAATTAGGATTAAAAAAACGTGACCCAAGACAAAGTAGTTTATCGTTAACTCGCCTTACAACATGTCCTTCTGTATTACTAGAAACCAGTTTCTTATCTAATCCATATGATTATGAATATTTAATACAATCAAAAAATCAAAAGGATTTTGGTATAGCAATTGGAAAGGCAATACAGGGCTATTTGCAAGGGATAGCAAAGCAAAATGACCAAGTATATGTGGTAAAGAAAGGTGATACTTTGGCTTCTATCGCCTTAAAATATGGCGCACCAATAAAGCGACTGGCAGAGTATAACAGTATCAAAGATATTGATTATATTATTGTGGGACAAAAAATTCTTATTCCGTAGGCACACTGGATGAAACAATGGAATAAAATAAGATAAAAGCAGACACATTGCTAGGCAATGGGGGAGATATATAGTTTGTCTCCTAGTTAGGAGTAGGATGGTTGTTTCTTATGATCCAGCATTGGCAGTTGCATACGCCGTACAATTTGGAGATCAAGAACAAAATGGAATATTTAAACGGATGTCAGAAGACTGTACGAATTTTATTTCGCAGTGCATTTGGGCCGGATATGGAGGTACAGAAGGGTATTCTTTAACAAGTGAGGCAGATATTTTGGCACTTAGAGAAAGAGTAGCTAAGAATTATCGTCAAACAAGCATCTGGTATGGGAGAAACTATGCCTCTCCTTCCCCAATTGCATCTGGGGCATTTATTAGAGTAGAGGAGCTGTGGAATTACGTTACAACAAATCGGGGGCCTGGA is a window of Lachnoclostridium phytofermentans ISDg DNA encoding:
- a CDS encoding N-acetylmuramoyl-L-alanine amidase, translated to MLLFKKKVKSIVSFSIIFMLSIVFFSQPNFTAYASNEMPGYENPQDIIIASPKNNYTTTGSKVSILGACDYEYPLYMNGEEIETSEYGFFTVYVELEVGKNEFEFENNGVINTLTITRNKVTTSSGNNSTSGGNTTPKVTYKEYKNDVYGVITSSYAMPRSKISESNVNLMPLTLGTTSRLLGEDGSFYKLADGTYVSKSSIKRYDKTLEPNKVTKASVSKDTVANQLVIELSMNVNALYSVSFEGQNIYLKLYDTIAAAKPITTGNGIIEKVTVNTDSKNKTKTYCFTMFDNASIYGYDVTFKNGVMRFELKLPVILKDSKSLVGATVLLDAGHGDYDNGTVGAMGVYGPVEKDINLNITLYTKQYLEALGAKVVLIREDDTFYSLSDRVETIRKVKPDISVSIHGNSLDYASDYSKSSGFLTYYSYNLFGNFPNLMNNSITNELGLKKRDPRQSSLSLTRLTTCPSVLLETSFLSNPYDYEYLIQSKNQKDFGIAIGKAIQGYLQGIAKQNDQVYVVKKGDTLASIALKYGAPIKRLAEYNSIKDIDYIIVGQKILIP
- a CDS encoding amidase domain-containing protein, with the translated sequence MVVSYDPALAVAYAVQFGDQEQNGIFKRMSEDCTNFISQCIWAGYGGTEGYSLTSEADILALRERVAKNYRQTSIWYGRNYASPSPIASGAFIRVEELWNYVTTNRGPGPKAIGYNNRQYWGYAPVDLALGDVLQFYHSNLGRYGHTVMVTATTENPQPIESALGNVYVAQHTADYSYRPFSDVLDTNGGIEGAWMRVLKFTDTYF